The region ctttccactcaaatcttctctccaccaaatccatatcctgtgagagagaggtgagtgttggggagactatcatttgaagcacaagagcaaggagttcatcatcaacacaccatttgttacttattggagagtggtgtctcctagattggctaggtgtcacttgggagcctacgacaagattgtggagttgaaccaaggagtttgtacgggcaaggagatcgcctacttcatgaagatctacccctagtgaggcaagtccttcgtgggcgacggccatggtgggatagacaaggttgctacttcgtggacccttcgtggggggagccctccgtggactcgtgcaaccgttacccttcgtgggttgaagtctccatcaacgtggatgtacgatagcaccacctatcagaaccacggctcaaaaatctccgtgtctccaaattgtgtttgcctcctcaaactcctcccctttaccttcatatgcaattgtgttactttccgctgctatactctagaattgcatgtgtaggttgattgcttgacctatgctaagttgctaaaacctgccaagaattaaaattgggaaaaggctaagcttttattttgtcaagtaggctaatcacccccctccccccctctagacatactttcgatcctacaccgacCTCCTCCGCCTCGCCACCGTCCAGCCCCGCCCCGAccacctccgcctcgccgccgtccagccccGCCCTCAGCTCCTTCATCACGATCGCCCTGCCtcgcctcgccgctgccgcgccaCACCCGCGCAGCAGCCCACCGTGCGCGCCCTGGCCACGCCGCGCCAGCGCAGTAGCTCCTTCGTCGGCCTCCAGCGACCCCTCCGTCGGCCTCACCGGCGTAgtagctcctccgtcggcctcgccgctgccgcgccaTGCCCCCAGCAGCCCACCGCGCGCGCCCTGGCCACTCCAACTGCGGCCCCTGCAAGGGCTGTCATCCAGTCGGCCTCCAGCGCGTGGCGCGTCCAGGGGAGCACGTCGACGTGCAGGGCTGTGTGGCGTGCGCGTCCGCGTCTCGCCGTGCGCGTCTGCGTCTCGCCGTGTGCGTCCCGCCCCCgagctcctccgcctcgccgccatcCCGCCccgtcctcagctcctccgtcgcCGCTGCCCTGCCCCGCCCAACGCCTCACGCTCCAGCGGCCACACGCTCGGGTTCGCACACTGCTCCTCCTTCCAGAGCCGCATCCACGGCTTCCGGCGCCGGCGGCAGCGCGCCACGCCCAGCCCGCGCCCCGGTGGCCGGCGCCGCACGCCCCGGCGGCTGCGCGCCATGCCCAGCCCGTGCCCCGGCGGCCGCGTGTCTCGTCCAGCCTCTCGGTCTCAATGATTTGTGGGCCAGAGGGAAGGCACGGGCGGACGAGAGGGGCGAGGAGAGTGTCCGTTTTCTGTCCGTTCGGGATCATTCTTGGACCAAGTTTGCTCCAGGTTTGGGGTTGGTCCGGACAAAAAAAGTGTCCAACGGACAACTCTATCCATTTGGGTATTATCGTTGGGTCgtattttaccccaaacggacaaaTTCGGACCGGATGGGTCACGTGCTGGAGTTGGCcttaccaactgggaccaaaggccctcctgtcgGGGCTcatcgcagcggccacgtggagccccacctgtcccggttcatgagcgaaccgggactaaaggtcatggGCTTTAgtcccaaccctttagtcccggttccagaaccgggacaaatggaccTCTGGAATCGGGACAAATGGACCTTTTTCCACTAGTGGGTGTACATGAGAGCCTGGCTTAATAagaatgatagactactcatatcaacaacTTCTTTCCTGGTAGCTCATTCACAAAGAACCCTAAAGTTAAGTGTACTTGGTTTGAAGCGAtttgaggatgggtgaccggctggTAAGTTGATCCCGGTTGCGCaggagtgaggacaaagtgtgcaaaAAAGACTAGTGTTAGTCTGCGGGGTTGGTCTAGATCCCGCCAGACGTAACGGACGGGAACTGATGGTTGTGGCCGGGGCGTTAACAATGGCAGTAAAACTTGGAACAAAGTTATAACTTAGGACAAAAAATGAAATTAACTCTAATAGAAAAATTCAGAAAGTAAAGAAACAGACAAGTGTATTATATCTTGCAACCAGCGAGCGAGCGAGAAACGCAAGTTCAGATAAAAAGTCGTAAGTTTCACCGACTAAAACTTAAAACTTATTATATCCTCATGCGAGATTAAACTACTTTGCGAACACGAAAAATTGAGCAGCCGGGCAGGTCCGGTAGATGGGGGTGTGTGGTACGTGGCCTTGGATAACAATTTCGTAAGTTCACTGTGCGTACATAAGTAAACGAAGGGGAGATGATAGTGGGCTAGTGGCTGCTTCAAAGACTACCACCACGTACGAACGTTCAGCGATGCTCCACGTCCGGTAATGTACCGGTTTCCATACGCAGAAGAAGACATCCGATCCAGAATATGCTCTCGGCTGATTTGGATGTGCATGCGTCCGTGTCTAACTTGACCCACAGCTGATTAATGAGATTGATGCGTTGCGTGCATGCAATGGAAGACGCCGGGTACGACTTCGTCGTCGCACGAACAGTGCCCGCCTGCACTGCACCGCGCATAGTCCAGTTAAGTCAGAGGCTGGCGCCATTGGTAGTCCTGCAGATGATGCGAGCTTAGCTTACTTGCATGCTAGATTGCTGGGATGCATAAATGTGTACCGCCCACCGTCCAACCACCACCGCTCCACGGGGTCCGCGTTGCCGACGACACCTATGGAGACCCCAGCGTCAACTTGCTCACCTCACACTCACTGCTCCTCCCCAGCTAGCCATCTTATCCAAGCCCTCCATTGGCCTCTCCCTCCTATAAATAGGCTTGCTCTGCATGCTAATCCATATCGTCAATCACATCACACTAGCCACTAGAAGCACCGGAGAAGAGGGTGTCAAGCATGGCGTCCAAGGGTCTTCTTGTGTTTGCTCTCCTGCTTGCTGCTGCTATCCTCGTCGCCTCAACTGAACAAACTCGTGAGCTAACGCGCTAATGATCTCGGAGTACTTTTGAACTAGCATGAATTAACTGATCGTCATTACGCTAAGAATCTTGCTTTGCTGCGTGCTGCTACTAATTTGAATGCACAATGTTTTTCTGTCCATGCAGAGGCCAAGAAGGAGGAGAAAGCCGGCGTAGAGGGCTACGACGGCGGCGGTGGCtaccctggcggcggcggcggcggctacccaggccacggtggaggaggaggaggcggcggctaccCAGGACAcggtggaggaggtggcggcggctaccCAGGCcacggtggaggaggaggcggcggctaccCGGGCcacggtggaggaggaggcggcgggtaCGCGGgccgcggtggaggaggcggcggcggctacccgggccacggtggcggcggcggtggcggctacccaggcggtggcggcggcggcggcggctaccccggacacggcggtggcggcggcggtggctacccTGGacacggcggaggcggaggcggcagtggATGTCATTGGGGCTGCTGCGGTCACGGGTACCATGGCTGCCGCTGCTGCGCGCGCGCGGACGAAGTCCCGGAGCCCATGTACCGCGCGGAGGTCCGCAACTGAGCACACGAGATGCAGCTATACGTACCTACGTGTGCGTACAACTCTACGTGATGTTGTTCTGCACACGTACGTATAGTAAGTTGCTGGTAAATATGGTCTCTGATAAATAAAGTGAGTAaccatgcaaaaaaataaaaaaataaagtgcGTACGTATACCGTATACGTACGAGAGCCCGGTTTGCACTTTGCACAATGATCTTGGAGAACACACACCCCTCTGTGTTCTTGTATGTATTAATACCCCACACTATATATGTTCTCCATGTATGTATCAAATTCCATGTTTACAGTTATGGGAATATGTTATTGTGGAATAAAATCATAGAGGAATATAGCCAAAGTTCTACACGGAACACTTCCTTCTGTATGCCGTATTTCAATGCTGCAAAGAAAATAGAGGAAGATAATAGACAAAGAAATAACGACTTGTTATAGAGATCTTTTATCAAAAGACTTCAACCAGGGGCATGTCACGTAAGTGAACGAAGACCACTGATCAAGCGCACTGTAGAGACCACAAAAGTATAACATAAACTACCATCGCAAGAAAAGAAAAGTTATAACATAAACTAGAGGCGTATAATAGTAATGTGTCTCCTGATCATGTGGGAGTTGTGGAAACACAGGAATTCGATTGTGTTTGAGGGGATGACACCGGACGTGCAGGTACTCCTACGGAAAATAGCCTCCGAGTGCGCGGTGTGGGCGAAGGCCGGGATCGTTCATAGTGATTTCGAGCCATTGGCGGCCCAGATAGGTGTGTGGGCAGCTAGGGAGTAGTCCATGTAATTCTTCGGGTGGAGTACGTTTGCTTGTGTAAACGTGTATGTAAACTGTGGATGGGGCTTCTTTTCCCATCTCTTCTTCAATATATGATACGCATACTCGTGCGTATTTAAGAAAAAAAATAGTAGTGTGTCTCCTTTGCCGCTCTCAAAGAAAATAATAGGGTTGTCGTTGGTCGGACATAAATAGATTGCATCTACGCATGCATTTTTGTTCCACTGTCGCCGCTCCTCCATCGTGCAAAAACGGATCACCCAAAAGTTCATTTCCTTTGCTGGATCTGGCTGCAACAACCGGCTAAAATTCAAAATGATAATGGGGAAACAACTGATCGATAATGCCTTCTTTCTTCTCAGTACAACTCCTCGTCCTCGGCGGCGGAGAAATCTTTCATTGATATATAACGGCTAAAATGTAAGGATACATTCAACTCAAGTAGGAATGGAAAGACCCTAAAAAAAGTAGGAACCGAAGGAAAATGGAAATGAATGAAACTAAGTTTTTCCATCTTTATTCTAGTGGAAACGGATACGACTACGAAAAGTTAGGAAACGGATACGGAAGCATATatagcaaaaaaaaaatcaaagttAATTATATGTTGCGAACATGAATACAAAGTGAAAGCTTGCGAGTAGAACTCAAAAACTTCTAGAGCATATAGAAAAACACAACCTAACCAACAAAGTTGTGCAATTGTGGAACAAGAAAAGGTCTACTAGTGAGCATGTGTGCATGATAGGAGTGGGAGGCATGTAGTTGGAGGGGCGAGGATCACGACAGAATGAGGGATAGGTTTCaacctttttttttttttgagacaatgggATAGGTTTTAACTGAATAGGATTACGTTGAACAAAAACTGTAGTGTTCCAAGCCAGGTAGGCTATGCAAACAAATAGTAAATGAAAATGTTCACCCTTTTTCACGAGTAACATCGGAAAATGTCATTATGCTTCAGTTCTGCTTCCGTTCAGGTAGATTTCTATTCTATATAATTATGTATTATTTAACCAATGCTAACATTTAGCCTTAGAGCATATAAcatctaaggccttgtacaatgaaaGGTGCTTAGTAAAATAAATCTAGTTTTTTTAAGCACATGTGCTTATTTCTACAGGATGGGTGCTTAATTAAGCGTCTACCCTCTACAAATAAGCACCGATGCTTAAAAAACTAATTTATTTATCTAAGCACCTTGCATTCTACAAGGGCGTGAGTCTAATGACCCAGTTTGTTAAAACTTGTTACTAGTAGCTTGTGATCATCATGTAAATTAATGTATATTATCTCATACCCTGCAAAAAATGTATATTATCTCATGACTTTGTAATATAGTTGCATGGCTCCAAAAACCCTCTAAGTTAAAACTTTGCAACTGGCTCCAACCTGATCCTACATGAACGTTGTGAATAAATTTCATAAACAACTCCTAGAATAATCGCATAATTTCCTGGATAAGTTTCGGTGTTTTAATCAAGTGCCATTTGTTAAATTAAATTTGGGCAGAATTATTTGTTGCGTGATGATTCCCAAAACAGAATTCATGAAAATACATAAGTGGGGGTAATATGCTTCCCATAACCTCCAGTAAAACTTCATGGCTTTTGGAATCGTATTTGATCTACATACAATTCAAATCCAAATTTGGGGTAgaattgaatttgaatttaaacACAGTCAAATACTTCTGAAAAACACCATGGTAATTTTCACAGTGGTGTGAACTGCCATAAGGGACACCCATGAGGTCTTCCAGATTTCTACGTAGAATTTTAAGATCCTCAAATAATAAATTAGCCACTTAAAACCTGAGGAATTGGAAAATTGGAATAAAAAGAGAAGACAAACGTGAAGCCTAGAGCTTAGCTTGGGCCCAGCCAGCGCACCTGCCGGGCTATTCTGCAGGTAGGTTGCCGAATAGCAACCAAGCGCGTACCCATACAAGAGGGAATCGATCCTGGGATCTGCCTGTTTCTTTGATGCGGACTAGCCagtcagtggcggagccaggaatttCTTCCTTGATATTCATTTGTGCAATTTTATAGCAATGTGACAACAAATATATAGCAATCTAGCAGCAGTGTACCCATGGATCAGCAATTCTTTGGCATTCCATGGAAGACCAGGGAAGACCCCTGGTGCCGCCATTGCGACAGCTTTGGCTTCGTGTACAATAGGTAGGGCACGACATACTAGAAGGAAAAACGAGCCAGTTTTCACACAGGTTCATTCTTTTTTTCTGCTTTTActgcatttttctttttctctttccttCTCAATTTTTTTCggttttattttttcttctccgttttttctttggttttcgtttttcttctccattttctaTTTCTTCTTATGTTCATTTCGTTCTTATTCTACATTTTCGTATATGTCAAAACATTTTTTCATAAGTGATCAACATATTTAtatacacgttcaacattgtcTCCGAACCCttattaaacatttttcaaatatttacCTAACATTATaatgcttattcaacatttttcaaatacttcttcaaTATATTTCAAATAGTCGTTCAACATTATTTAGTACTTATTCAACatttgtttcaaaatttgttcaacatttttaagtacttattcaacattttcaattacttgttcaacattttttagatACTCATacaacattttttattttttactagaaatttttcaaatacttgttcaacatttttaatacttattcaaaaaaatacttgttcaacatttttcaaatacttgtgcaATACTTATTCAaggtttttcaaatacttgttcaacatattTAAAATGTATTtttgaagagtgttttgtgtatatatatgtaaaatattttaaagtataaagaAAAGTACAAATATAAAGCAAAACgagaacagaaaacagaaaaaaaaaacataaaaacaGACCGTGGCCTCCCGGGCGGCTGGGCTGGCCCATCTGGGCTCCCCCGACGCGAGGCTTCCCCCTGGGCTGGCTTAAAGCGACACATAGAGGCTTCCCCCTGCTATATGGCCAACCCGTTCTGGGTTCCTCCCACCAGTTGTGGCAACATTCTAGAACCTTCCTGAACCAAGTCTTTTCTCTGTAATCTTCCTTTGTTTTTTCGGTTGTCCTTTATTTGTTTGTTCCtacttttatttttttaatttcatgaatatttttaaaacttGGAACTTTATTTCAACACATGAATATTTTTCAATCTTGTGAATATTTTCTGAAATAGATGAAAAATTAATAAATTTCGGGAACATTTTTCAAATCAGTAAATATTTTAGAATCTCTAAAAATCATGAATACTTTTTGAAATtgggaacatttttaaaattcatgaaaaaataaaatggggaaaaatttagaattcatcaaCATGTTTGAAATCTGGAAATAATTTTTCAAATTCACGGACATTTATTGAAAATCTTAACATTGAGAACAATTTCACaaattcaagaacatttttttaaatccaGGAACATTATTTCAGATTTGTGAACACTTTTTGAAATCcaggaacattttttcaaattcggaCACATTTTTAACATAACCTTTTTGAAATACCGAACTTGTTTGAAATCCCCAACATTTCTTGAAGAAGCGAAAGGCAAAAcataaaaatgaaagaaaaaacagTGATGCCCCGTCTCACACATGTGTCCGCCCAAATTGTGCGTGAGGTGGGGGTGCGCTTTTGGAGGTTATCCTGTGACCCGCCGCTGACTAGGAGGTCTCCATGACAGGACCCACCCCATCACTGTCTCCTCCATTTCCCACCACTCCACCCGCGCTAAAAAATACTCTTCTCCCACTTTTGAACATTTCTCTAGTCTCTCCTAATTGACCTTTCCTtccttccctccctccctccctcactcTCTCNNNNNNNNNNNNNNNNNNNNNNNNNNNNNNNNNNNNNNNNNNNNNNNNNNNNNNNNNNNNNNNNNNNNNNNNNNNNNNNNNNNNNNNNNNNNNNNNNNNNNNNNNNNNNNNNNNNNNNNNNNNNNNNNNNNNNNNNNNNNNNNNNNNNNNNNNNNNNNNNNNNNNNNNNNNNNNNNNNNNNNNNNNNNNNNNNNNNNNNNNNNNNNNNNNNNNNNNNNNNNNNNNNNNNNNNNNNNNNNNNNNNNNNNNNNNNNNNNNNNNNNNNNNNNNNNNNNNNNNNNNNNNNNNNNNNNNNNNNNNNNNNNNNNNNNNNNNNNNNNNNNNNNNNNNNNNNNNNNNNNNNNNNNNNNNNNNNNNNNNNNNNNNNNNNNNNNNNNNNNNNNNNNNNNNNNNNNNNNNNTCTCCCGTCGACCCTTGGTCGTCGGTCGATTTCAAAAAGCATTGTCGCTCTACTTACACCCCTAAGCTCCCCACTGCAATCTAAAGCGCTTAGCCCCTGGCATCCTCCCGCGACTAGCCCAAGCCATGAGGGCATTGACATAGCATCGCCCCAGACACCGGCGTGGCTCCCACAAGCGACGCTCCCGCATCTTTGGTTCTATCAGCCAACGCCATTTGTGTGCCCTGAGAAGTCCGCGTCCTGATGTTCCTCGACACCATGCACATGGCTCCAGCTAGAGATCAATAGACATGACGACGCGGTCACCGACTGTGGTCTCCTGCGGTGCATAGGAGAAGATTCTATGTGATGGCATGTATGTCGATGTTCCCTCCTTCCTTCGAAAACTGAGCCCATGGCCTCACCTCCTCCAACTCCAGCAGGTGTTGTTGCCATGGATGTCGAGGATCCGTCGTTGGTCTACCTCGGAGCCTCTGCTAGATCCCCATGCCAAGAGTGTATTTGCTTCTGCTCCTTCCACTACTTATTCTTTCTCGACAACACTAACTGACGGAGTCGAATCCGACTGATCTCAGGTGGGGGATCCCGAGTTGGTAGCCTTGGCACGATGTTAATAGGACAAACAAGGACATGgtatttacccaggtttaggccctctcgaagaggtaaacccctacgtcctgctttgttGTATTGATTATGGAGGGAGTATAGAGTACAGGTtggtctacctcgagatcgtaagtgAATGAGTTAACCCTATGATCTAAACCTCTCAGCTTATATAGATGCCGGGGGTACCTAGGGTTATAGATATGTCCACTTCATCTGGAGATAAACTTGCCAAAGATTGTATTTATGCATTGGAGTATGCGCCAAGCCTTCGGAAATTCCATATTGAGTATGTCATGCGGCCTGACGAATGTGGCCTGCTAGTTGGTTGCTTGGGGGTCCTCAACCCAACCCACCTCTGCACTCCCATGGTTAgcaccctgctacgtcttgagcttccgttggttttccttgaagaggaaagggtgatgcagcaatagtagcgtaagtatttccctcaattttttaaaaccaaggtatcaatccagtaggaggctcctcacaagtcccacgcacctacacaaacaaacaagaactcgcaaccaacacaataaaggggttgtcaatcccttcacgaccacttgcaaaagtgagatctggtagagataatatgataagataaatatatttttggtattttatgatatagattggaaaagtaaagatgcaaataaaagtagattgaaagcttatatgataagagatagaaaagcgcatagttatgagattatctaggcatgatagcataattattacagtgggtgaacaaattactgtcgagcaattgatagaaaagcgcatagttatgagattatctaggcatgatcatgtatataggcaccacgtccgtaacaagtagaccgactcctgcctgcatctactactattactccacacatcgaccgctatccagcatgcatctagagtattaagttcatgaagaacagagtaacacattaagaaagatgacatgatgtagagggataaactcatgcaatatgatataaaccccatctttttatcctcgatggcaacaatacaatacgtgccttgttgtccctgctgtcactgagaaaggacaccgcaagattgaacccaaagctaagcacttctcccattgcaagaaagatcaatctagtaggccaaaccaaaccgataattcgaagagacttgcaaagataacttaatcacacataaaagaattcagaggagattcaaatatttctcatagataaacttgatcataaacccacaattcatcgaatctcgacaaacacaccgcaaaaagagttacatcgaatagatctccaagatgatcaaggagaactttgtattgagattcaaagagagagaagaagtcatctagctaataactatggacccgaaggtctgtggtaaactactcacaactcatcgaggaggccttggagatgatgtagaggccctccgtgatcgattccccctccggcggagcgccggtgaaggctccaagatgggatctcgcggatacagaaggttacaaaggtggaaatagtttttcgtggtcgcttctgatgttttcggggtacgggtgtatatataggaggaagaagtaggtcggtggacgctcgagggggccacgagggtggggggcatgcccacctgtagggggcgtgccgggcacccttgtggtgcgcctctggatcacgtttgttccaaaaagatcgcccccgaaggtttcattccgtttggactctgtttgatattccttttcttcgaaacactaaaataggcaaaaaacagcaattcgggatgggcctccggttagtaggttagtcccaaaaatgatataaaactgtaaagtaaagcccataaacatccaaaacgggtaatataatagcatggaacaatcaaaaattatagatacgttggagacgtatcaagcatccccaagcttaattcccgctcgtcctcgagtaggtaaatgataaaaacagaatttttgatgtggaatgctacctagcatatttctcaatgtatttctctttattgtggcatgaatgttcagatccaaatgattcaaaataaaaggtcatattgacataagaaatagtaatacttcaagcatactaataaagcaatcatgtcttctcaaaataacatggctaaagaaagttcatccctacaaaatcatatagttaggctatgttttattttcatcacacaaaatactcccatcaagcacaaccccgatgacgagccaagcaattgtttcgtactttagtaatctcaaactttttacaACCTTCACGCATTACAGCGTGAGCcattgatatagcactatgggtggaatagaatatgatggtggaggttgtgtggagaagacaaaaaaggagaaagtctcatattgacgaggctaatcaacgggctatggagatgcctatcgattgatgtcaatatgaggagtagggattgccatgcaacggatgcactagagctgtaaatgtatgaaagctcaacaaaagaaaccaagtggctgtgcatccaacttgcttgcacacgaagacctagggcattttgaggaagcccatcgttggaatatacaagccaatttctataatgaaaaattcccactagtatatgaaagagacaacaaatgagactctctatatgaagaacatggtgctactttgaagcacaagtgtggaaaaaaagatagtaacattgtcccctttatatttttttatatttttttgggcctttcctttttttggcctttcttttttttctttggcctttcc is a window of Triticum dicoccoides isolate Atlit2015 ecotype Zavitan chromosome 2B, WEW_v2.0, whole genome shotgun sequence DNA encoding:
- the LOC119361324 gene encoding glycine-rich cell wall structural protein-like; this encodes MASKGLLVFALLLAAAILVASTEQTQAKKEEKAGVEGYDGGGGYPGGGGGGYPGHGGGGGGGGYPGHGGGGGGGYPGHGGGGGGGYPGHGGGGGGGNSIVFEGMTPDVQVLLRKIASECAVWAKAGIVHSDFEPLAAQIGVWAARE